From Aureibacillus halotolerans, the proteins below share one genomic window:
- a CDS encoding UTRA domain-containing protein, which translates to MAGSHQLCNASVADAIELQEKDSVVVLHRLRTGNREPVVFSVNYFPLELIKDPHLFDAFTGSLLGFIERHLQTSIVFADTEITVPNAQDPFLSRLFASPSLPIMLLQQVHDNAFNTPLFYSLDYVRNDIFTFHLRRSRG; encoded by the coding sequence ATAGCCGGATCCCACCAACTTTGCAATGCGTCAGTTGCTGATGCCATAGAGCTTCAGGAAAAGGACTCTGTTGTCGTTCTTCACCGCTTACGCACTGGAAACAGGGAACCTGTCGTGTTTTCTGTCAACTATTTTCCTCTAGAGCTCATCAAGGACCCCCATTTGTTTGACGCATTTACTGGCTCCTTACTTGGCTTTATTGAACGTCATCTCCAAACATCGATTGTATTTGCCGATACAGAAATTACCGTACCAAATGCCCAGGACCCATTTCTTTCTCGACTCTTTGCGTCACCATCACTGCCCATCATGCTTTTGCAACAAGTGCATGACAACGCCTTCAACACACCGCTCTTTTATTCGCTCGACTACGTGCGCAATGACATTTTCACGTTCCATTTGCGAAGGTCTCGCGGTTGA
- a CDS encoding helix-turn-helix domain-containing protein gives MNTVATNIKSKRKEREMTQQELADALNVSRTTVSNWETGRNYPDLETVIAISDVLEISLDILLKEEKPMVKEFISEIRVSSKRKLALKILIPLLVFTLLYTGYMVVMNVGVVKDVFFPHETGISNGEYAVDEWRPLFFRGEDHLIMNGFFWDMKLTSGGYINAGDIWIRVKDTSGNLVVEETLIPRNSTIELNALETEKKYFFEVKSYDDYVAVSIN, from the coding sequence ATGAATACAGTTGCGACTAATATTAAGTCAAAAAGAAAAGAAAGGGAAATGACGCAACAGGAGTTAGCGGATGCTTTAAATGTCTCCAGAACGACAGTGTCAAATTGGGAAACGGGAAGGAATTACCCGGATTTAGAAACGGTGATTGCGATTAGTGATGTCCTTGAAATCTCTCTTGATATTTTACTGAAGGAGGAAAAGCCGATGGTTAAAGAATTCATTAGTGAAATTCGCGTTAGTTCTAAAAGAAAATTGGCGTTGAAAATATTAATTCCCTTGTTAGTTTTTACGCTCCTATACACTGGGTACATGGTTGTAATGAATGTAGGTGTAGTTAAAGATGTTTTCTTTCCTCATGAAACCGGAATTTCTAATGGAGAATATGCTGTAGATGAGTGGAGACCTTTATTTTTCCGTGGAGAGGACCACTTGATAATGAACGGCTTTTTTTGGGACATGAAGCTTACTAGTGGTGGTTATATAAATGCGGGGGATATTTGGATCAGAGTAAAGGATACCAGTGGCAATTTGGTCGTTGAAGAAACACTTATTCCAAGGAATTCGACAATTGAATTAAACGCGTTAGAAACAGAAAAGAAGTATTTTTTTGAAGTGAAGTCGTACGATGACTACGTAGCTGTTAGTATCAATTGA
- a CDS encoding UTRA domain-containing protein, which translates to MAHQLCNSSVAKALQLQEEDPVVVLHRRLRTGSREPVVFSVNYFPLELIKDPHLFDAFTGSLLGFIERQLQTSIVFADTEITVPNAQDPFLSRLGASPSRPIMLLQQVHYNAFNTPLFFFARLCEQ; encoded by the coding sequence ATTGCCCATCAGCTATGCAATTCGTCGGTCGCCAAAGCCCTGCAGCTTCAAGAAGAGGACCCTGTTGTCGTTCTTCACCGCCGCTTACGCACCGGAAGCAGGGAACCTGTCGTGTTTTCTGTCAACTATTTCCCTCTAGAGCTCATCAAGGACCCCCATTTGTTTGACGCATTTACTGGCTCCTTACTTGGCTTTATTGAACGCCAGCTCCAAACATCGATTGTGTTTGCCGATACAGAAATTACCGTACCCAATGCCCAGGATCCATTTCTTTCTCGACTCGGTGCGTCACCATCACGGCCCATCATGCTTTTGCAACAAGTGCATTACAATGCCTTTAACACACCCCTCTTTTTTTTCGCTCGACTATGTGAGCAATGA
- a CDS encoding SRPBCC family protein, with protein MIAYISQIGTTYEARYERQIPHAVEEVWAMLTENEKLSQWFPELSVTDLRKGGTIQFDMGDGSTEDFTILAYEPLTILAFTWDHDAVRFDLEEDGSETRLVFTETIHAFTDHTPRDLAGWHVCLEVIEALLNGTKLDSRKDRWNELFPLYETEVAKFRE; from the coding sequence ATGATTGCATACATTTCACAAATTGGTACTACATATGAGGCACGCTACGAACGTCAAATTCCACACGCTGTTGAAGAGGTTTGGGCCATGCTGACAGAAAACGAAAAACTTTCGCAGTGGTTTCCAGAGCTTTCAGTAACTGACTTGCGCAAAGGCGGTACAATCCAATTCGATATGGGTGATGGCTCTACGGAAGACTTTACAATTCTCGCGTATGAGCCGTTAACGATTTTGGCTTTTACCTGGGATCATGACGCGGTACGTTTTGATCTTGAAGAAGATGGGTCCGAAACAAGGCTTGTTTTTACTGAAACGATTCACGCGTTTACTGATCACACGCCAAGGGACCTCGCAGGCTGGCATGTCTGCTTAGAGGTCATTGAAGCGTTGTTAAATGGGACAAAACTCGATTCGAGGAAAGACAGATGGAACGAGCTGTTTCCGCTGTATGAGACAGAAGTAGCGAAGTTTCGTGAATAA
- a CDS encoding SGNH/GDSL hydrolase family protein, giving the protein MILNTLTKKQKDMRSSPPSTLAFLGDSVTHGVFEVDVLKPNEPTLVVDAEHVYHQVVRRKLQAVFPTVPIHIINAGVSGDNAPGGLRRLDRDVLSFAPTVTVVCFGLNDVTQGEKGLAAYTDSLQDIFKKLHKAESIPIFMTPNMTNTYVPSTISEPFLLEIAKTCALYQTNGVMDAYMQRARDICAREGVEVIDVYAKWKQLHNCGVDVVPLLANHINHPTRAMHGLFADAIVEKLLFSAL; this is encoded by the coding sequence ATGATTCTCAACACACTGACAAAAAAACAAAAAGATATGAGATCATCACCTCCTAGTACACTAGCTTTTTTAGGGGACAGCGTCACACACGGCGTGTTTGAAGTGGACGTTCTTAAGCCAAATGAACCGACACTTGTAGTGGATGCAGAGCACGTCTATCACCAAGTAGTGAGGCGCAAGCTGCAGGCGGTATTTCCAACCGTTCCGATCCATATCATCAATGCGGGGGTCAGTGGCGATAATGCACCTGGTGGTCTCCGTCGCTTGGACCGTGATGTTTTGTCCTTTGCCCCAACTGTCACAGTTGTTTGCTTTGGGTTGAATGATGTAACACAAGGGGAAAAAGGTCTCGCAGCATATACAGACAGTTTGCAGGACATATTTAAAAAGCTTCATAAAGCAGAATCCATTCCGATATTTATGACGCCGAATATGACCAATACGTATGTTCCTTCGACCATTTCGGAGCCTTTTTTGCTGGAAATCGCCAAAACATGCGCGTTGTATCAGACGAATGGAGTGATGGATGCGTATATGCAACGAGCAAGGGACATTTGTGCGCGTGAAGGTGTTGAAGTGATTGACGTCTACGCGAAATGGAAGCAGCTTCATAACTGCGGTGTGGATGTCGTACCGTTGCTAGCAAATCATATCAATCATCCTACAAGAGCCATGCACGGCTTGTTTGCAGATGCTATAGTGGAAAAACTCTTGTTTTCGGCGCTTTGA
- a CDS encoding type II toxin-antitoxin system PemK/MazF family toxin: MAQKQGNQGSQNSKPAQMMPVSTSIRLSKWLGEKFRLIGKVDSAKTRKVRRGQVYWCQFGENVGSEQCQNRPAVVLQNNPANRTSPNTIVAPITNSADTNSSVFPLNRPEDSHVEGHVLLGNIVTISKARLGDYLSELDQKTEMPGVDKALFHSLGVAEIVNKQATKLNKTEKHLEKVKEERNKAVDDLKDICVALGLAETSDKQTIIEMIETIKNHY, translated from the coding sequence TTGGCACAAAAACAAGGAAATCAAGGTTCTCAAAATTCAAAACCCGCACAGATGATGCCTGTAAGTACATCAATCAGATTGTCGAAGTGGTTAGGTGAAAAGTTTAGGCTGATAGGTAAGGTTGATTCAGCTAAAACACGGAAAGTTCGCAGAGGACAAGTTTATTGGTGTCAATTCGGAGAAAATGTAGGCAGCGAACAATGCCAAAACAGACCTGCGGTTGTATTACAAAACAACCCAGCAAATAGAACTTCTCCAAATACGATAGTTGCTCCAATCACTAATTCTGCCGATACCAATTCATCTGTTTTTCCATTAAATCGTCCAGAAGATTCTCATGTTGAAGGGCATGTGCTGCTTGGTAATATTGTTACAATTAGTAAAGCACGTCTAGGCGATTATTTATCCGAATTGGATCAGAAAACGGAAATGCCCGGCGTTGATAAAGCGCTTTTTCATTCTCTTGGAGTAGCGGAAATAGTTAATAAGCAAGCTACTAAACTTAATAAAACTGAAAAACACTTGGAGAAAGTAAAAGAAGAAAGGAATAAAGCAGTAGATGATCTGAAGGATATTTGTGTAGCATTAGGTTTAGCGGAAACTTCAGACAAGCAAACAATAATTGAAATGATCGAAACTATTAAAAACCATTATTAG